The following proteins are co-located in the Apium graveolens cultivar Ventura chromosome 5, ASM990537v1, whole genome shotgun sequence genome:
- the LOC141660355 gene encoding uncharacterized protein LOC141660355, which translates to MPGMSTTWKRKSPTHDQAQLDSRPMPLLSMEDRYRRALPKFENALNDLKIQHIKSSVAYPHANGLAEVTNRTILQGLKKRIEEVPRCWVDELPNMLWSYRTTPRSATGETPFRLAYGVDVILPVEISLISPRVEVFDPSLALEGLHFHNDLLEETREESRLHMIGQQEKTTKYFNKKVKNKRFEVGDFVLRDSAASQPTISGKFKPTWEGPYQVLKVVSA; encoded by the exons ATGCCAGGAATGTCAACTACATGGAAGCGTAAGTCACCGACCCACGACCAAGCTCAACTCGATTCTCGCCCCATGCCCCTTCTTTCAATGGAGGATAGATATCGTAGGGCCCTTCCCAAA TTTGAGAATGCTCTAAACGATTTAAAAATCCAGCATATTAAGTCCTCGGTTGCGTATCCACATGCCAATGGCCTCGCAGAAGTGACGAATAGAACCATCCTGCAAGGATTGAAGAAAAGAATTGAAGAAGTTCCCCGCTGCTGGGTTGACGAGCTCCCAAACATGTTGTGGTCCTATAGGACAACTCCCCGAAGCGCAACCGGCGAAACTCCTTTCCGCCTCGCATATGGTGTCGATGTCATCTTGCCTGTCGAGATAAGCTTAATTTCCCCAAGGGTAGAAGTCTTCGATCCTTCCCTCGCGCTCGAGGGATTGCATTTTCATAACGACTTGCTTGAAGAAACGAGAGAGGAATCTAGGCTCCACATGATCGGACAACAGGAAAAGACTACAAAATACTTCAACAAAAAAGTCAAAAACAAGCGCTTCGAGGTTGGAGACTTCGTCCTTCGAGACTCTGCGGCATCACAGCCTACCATTTCAGGAAAGTTTAAGCCAACATGGGAAGGCCCTTATCAAGTGTTGAAAGTGGTCAGCGCATGA